From one Microbulbifer sp. A4B17 genomic stretch:
- a CDS encoding LysR family transcriptional regulator: MQLQRIDMNLFPVLEAIYTTRNLTRAAEQLHITQPAVSNALARLRRTLGDPLFTRSPTGMAPTPLTESIMPRVQEALSLLGASLSEHRHFVPQEARKTLRLSMNDMAETFLLPRLLEVLEQEAPGIAVESFQVPREQLVKELAANTLDFALDIPVPTSPHIKQQRLMSDRYLCMLRQDHPLADSASLTLEQYLKLEHIHVSSRRSGPGLEDIALNKLGRRRNVKLRVQHYRVAPLVVLRTDLALTVPASLAQQYSARLFELPFQVPQMDWHLLWHKNQHDDPANQWLRNKLVSLIEE; the protein is encoded by the coding sequence ATGCAATTACAGCGAATCGACATGAACCTCTTTCCCGTACTGGAGGCGATATACACAACCCGAAACCTGACTCGTGCCGCTGAGCAATTGCACATCACCCAGCCCGCGGTCAGTAATGCTCTGGCGAGACTTCGTCGCACTTTAGGTGACCCATTATTCACTCGCAGTCCCACCGGTATGGCGCCGACGCCACTGACTGAAAGTATTATGCCGAGAGTCCAGGAAGCTCTTTCTCTACTGGGGGCAAGCCTTAGCGAGCATCGCCATTTTGTGCCACAGGAAGCCAGAAAAACCTTGCGGCTCTCAATGAACGATATGGCGGAAACTTTCCTTTTACCCAGGCTTCTGGAAGTGCTGGAGCAGGAGGCCCCAGGTATTGCAGTCGAATCTTTCCAGGTCCCCAGGGAACAGTTGGTTAAGGAGCTAGCCGCCAACACCTTGGATTTCGCCCTGGATATTCCCGTACCGACATCCCCCCACATCAAACAACAGCGGCTGATGAGCGACCGTTACCTGTGTATGCTGCGCCAGGATCACCCCTTGGCGGATTCCGCCAGCCTTACCCTGGAACAGTATCTGAAGCTGGAGCATATCCATGTATCCAGCCGTCGCAGTGGCCCGGGCCTGGAGGATATCGCCCTGAACAAATTAGGGCGCCGTCGCAATGTGAAACTACGGGTCCAGCATTACCGGGTCGCACCTTTAGTAGTCCTAAGAACTGACCTGGCACTGACCGTCCCCGCCAGCCTGGCCCAGCAGTACTCAGCACGATTATTCGAACTGCCGTTCCAGGTACCACAAATGGACTGGCACCTGCTTTGGCATAAAAATCAACATGATGACCCAGCCAATCAATGGCTGCGAAACAAGTTGGTAAGCTTGATAGAAGAGTAA
- a CDS encoding SDR family oxidoreductase, translated as MAKNIFDLTGKIALVTGASRGIGEAIAKLLAEQGAHVLVSSRKIEGCQAVADAIVDAGGCADAIPCHIGNMDNIQQVIGDIRERFGRLDILVNNAATNPYFGHILDTDLAAFEKTVEVNIRGYFFMSVEAGKLMREQGGGVIVNTASVNALQPGVGQGIYSITKAAVVNMTKAFAKECAQFNIRVNALLPGLTKTKFAGALFSHEDIYKTAVGHIPMHRHAEPEEMAGTVLYLVSDASSYTTGECVVVDGGLTSCGGI; from the coding sequence ATGGCAAAGAATATTTTTGATCTCACGGGAAAAATTGCCCTGGTAACTGGTGCCAGTCGGGGTATTGGTGAGGCCATCGCAAAACTTTTGGCTGAGCAGGGTGCCCATGTTTTGGTTTCCAGCAGAAAAATCGAGGGATGTCAGGCCGTAGCCGATGCAATTGTGGATGCCGGTGGCTGTGCCGATGCGATCCCTTGCCATATTGGCAATATGGATAATATCCAGCAGGTTATCGGCGATATTCGCGAGCGATTTGGTCGCTTGGATATTTTGGTCAACAATGCGGCGACTAATCCCTATTTTGGTCATATTCTGGATACTGATTTAGCGGCCTTTGAAAAGACGGTAGAGGTCAATATACGCGGTTATTTCTTTATGTCGGTAGAAGCCGGCAAATTGATGCGAGAGCAGGGTGGTGGCGTTATTGTAAATACCGCCTCAGTGAATGCCTTGCAGCCAGGTGTTGGGCAGGGTATTTACTCAATTACCAAGGCGGCGGTGGTCAATATGACCAAGGCGTTTGCCAAGGAGTGTGCGCAATTTAATATCCGGGTGAATGCTTTACTACCAGGGCTTACAAAAACCAAATTCGCCGGGGCATTGTTTTCCCACGAGGATATTTATAAGACCGCTGTCGGCCATATTCCCATGCACCGCCATGCGGAGCCAGAAGAGATGGCGGGTACCGTTTTGTATCTGGTCTCCGATGCTTCCAGTTATACGACTGGAGAATGTGTCGTTGTGGATGGTGGTTTGACTTCTTGTGGGGGGATTTAA
- a CDS encoding DUF1328 domain-containing protein, giving the protein MLRWAVTFLVIALIAAFFGFSGIASTATEIAKILFFIFIVMFVLALIFGRPR; this is encoded by the coding sequence ATGTTGCGCTGGGCTGTCACTTTCCTGGTCATTGCATTGATCGCCGCTTTCTTTGGCTTCAGTGGCATCGCCTCTACCGCAACTGAAATAGCCAAGATTCTCTTCTTTATTTTCATTGTGATGTTTGTACTGGCACTGATATTCGGCAGGCCCAGGTAG
- a CDS encoding acyl-CoA dehydrogenase family protein — MEFEYSDKVKGLLERLQNFMQEYIYPAEAIFMQQLQEDRWGEPAILAELKIKAREAELWNLFLPDSRYGAGLNNLEYAPLAEEMGKVLFASEVFNCNAPDTGNMEVLAQYGSEAQREQWLTPLLDGKIRSAFAMTEPRVASSDATNIETSITRDGDSYVINGHKFYISGLMNKRCKVMIVMGKTDPENPNRHQQQSQILVPTDTPGVKIVRPMTVFGYDDAPEGHAEVIFENVRVPTSHLILGEGRGFEIAQGRLGPGRIHHCMRLIGQAQRALEMMSARAEQRIVFGRSMSKQGSVREDIAKSACEIEQARLLTLKAAAQMDRLGNKAAKDLIAMIKIVAPQMACKVIDRAIQIHGAAGLGQDYSLAHHYAYARTIRLADGPDQVHMMQLGRNLAAHYAAAENHGGLSD, encoded by the coding sequence ATGGAATTTGAATACTCAGACAAGGTAAAAGGACTGCTGGAACGCCTGCAAAATTTTATGCAGGAGTATATCTATCCCGCCGAAGCGATATTTATGCAGCAGTTGCAGGAGGATCGCTGGGGAGAGCCGGCGATTTTGGCAGAATTAAAGATTAAAGCCCGGGAAGCGGAACTCTGGAATCTGTTTTTACCGGATTCCCGTTACGGTGCCGGGCTCAATAACCTGGAGTATGCGCCCCTGGCTGAGGAAATGGGGAAAGTGCTTTTTGCATCGGAGGTATTTAATTGTAATGCCCCGGATACCGGCAATATGGAAGTTTTGGCTCAGTACGGTTCTGAGGCCCAGCGGGAACAATGGTTAACTCCGCTTCTGGATGGAAAAATTCGCTCTGCCTTTGCTATGACCGAGCCCCGGGTTGCCTCCTCCGATGCCACTAATATTGAAACGTCGATTACCCGCGATGGCGACAGTTACGTTATTAACGGCCACAAGTTTTATATCAGTGGCCTGATGAATAAACGCTGTAAAGTGATGATCGTGATGGGTAAGACCGACCCGGAAAATCCCAATCGTCACCAGCAGCAATCGCAAATCCTGGTACCCACCGATACGCCTGGAGTCAAAATAGTTCGCCCGATGACGGTATTCGGTTATGACGATGCACCGGAAGGGCATGCTGAGGTGATTTTTGAAAATGTCCGGGTGCCCACAAGCCATTTAATTCTTGGAGAGGGGCGCGGTTTTGAAATTGCCCAGGGACGCTTGGGGCCGGGCAGGATACACCACTGTATGCGGTTAATTGGCCAGGCTCAAAGAGCGCTGGAAATGATGTCGGCACGCGCGGAGCAGCGCATTGTTTTTGGTCGCTCGATGAGCAAGCAGGGATCGGTGCGGGAAGATATTGCCAAATCCGCCTGCGAAATTGAGCAGGCACGCCTGCTGACTCTGAAGGCCGCAGCGCAAATGGATCGGTTGGGTAATAAGGCGGCCAAAGATTTAATCGCGATGATAAAAATTGTCGCGCCACAGATGGCTTGTAAGGTGATAGATCGCGCCATACAGATTCACGGCGCCGCAGGATTGGGGCAGGATTACAGTCTCGCCCATCACTATGCCTATGCTCGGACCATCCGTCTGGCGGATGGCCCCGATCAAGTTCATATGATGCAGTTGGGCAGAAATCTGGCTGCTCACTACGCCGCCGCGGAAAATCATGGAGGACTCAGTGACTGA
- a CDS encoding NADPH-dependent 2,4-dienoyl-CoA reductase: protein MSQAYPNMLAPLDLGFTTLKNRVLMGSMHTNLEEHPNGFTRLAAFFAERARGGVGLIVTGGIAPNEESGVFQGASKMTTSEEAQQHREVTDAVHAEGGKICMQILHTGRYAYNENLIAPSPIQAPINPFTPRELTSEEIEGQIDDYVRCATLAREAGYDGVEIMGSEGYFINQFIVKRTNKRTDEWGGSFENRIRLPIEVVRRVREAVGENFIIIYRLSMLDLVEDGSDFDEVVALGQAIEKAGATIINTGIGWHEARVPTIATNVPRAAFTDITAKVKKHLSIPVVASNRINVPEVAEEVLSSGQADMISMARPFLADSEFVNKAAEGRADEINTCIGCNQACLDHTFQLKLTSCLVNPRACHETELNYLPTDNVKKVAVIGAGPAGMAASTVAAERGHEVTLFEGSDKIGGQFNIAKQIPGKAEFQETLRYFKRRLEVTGVEVKLNTIATAEDLQSFDEVIIATGIEPRTPPIPGIESDKVLGYLDVLKHKKPVGEKVAIIGAGGIGFDVAEYLTHDGPHSTEDEVVASDKEEFFNEWGVDIALENRSGLKPREAVSSPRQVYLLQRKTTKVGAGLGKTTGWIHRGSLQHRKVEMIAGALYEKIDDKGLHIRIGEEEKVLEVDNIIVCAGQEPARKLYEALQERGVTTHLIGGADEAAELDAKRAIDQGSRLAAEI from the coding sequence ATGTCCCAAGCCTACCCTAATATGCTTGCCCCCCTGGACCTGGGCTTCACCACCCTGAAAAACCGGGTGCTGATGGGCTCCATGCACACCAACCTGGAAGAACACCCCAATGGCTTCACCCGTTTGGCGGCCTTTTTTGCCGAACGTGCCCGCGGTGGCGTTGGCTTGATTGTAACCGGTGGTATTGCCCCGAACGAAGAGAGTGGCGTATTCCAGGGCGCTTCGAAGATGACCACTTCGGAAGAAGCCCAGCAGCACCGCGAAGTCACCGATGCTGTTCACGCTGAGGGCGGCAAGATCTGTATGCAGATCCTGCACACCGGCCGCTACGCCTATAACGAAAATCTGATCGCACCCTCTCCCATCCAGGCGCCGATCAACCCCTTCACCCCGCGCGAATTAACCAGCGAGGAAATCGAAGGCCAGATCGATGACTATGTACGCTGCGCCACCCTGGCTCGCGAAGCCGGCTATGACGGTGTGGAGATCATGGGCTCCGAGGGTTACTTTATTAACCAGTTCATCGTGAAGCGCACCAACAAGCGTACCGATGAATGGGGTGGCTCCTTCGAAAACCGTATCCGCCTGCCGATCGAAGTCGTCCGCCGCGTACGGGAAGCTGTCGGTGAGAACTTTATTATTATCTACCGCCTGTCTATGTTGGACCTGGTAGAAGATGGCAGTGACTTCGATGAAGTAGTGGCCCTGGGCCAGGCTATCGAAAAAGCCGGCGCCACGATTATCAATACTGGCATCGGCTGGCACGAAGCGCGCGTTCCCACTATTGCCACCAATGTTCCCCGCGCGGCATTTACCGATATCACCGCCAAGGTGAAAAAGCACCTGTCTATCCCGGTGGTTGCCAGTAACCGAATCAATGTGCCGGAAGTCGCCGAAGAAGTTCTGTCTTCCGGCCAGGCTGACATGATCTCCATGGCGCGCCCCTTCCTCGCAGACTCTGAGTTCGTCAACAAAGCCGCCGAAGGCCGCGCCGACGAGATCAACACCTGCATTGGCTGTAACCAAGCGTGTCTGGACCACACTTTCCAGCTGAAACTGACCTCCTGCCTGGTAAACCCCCGCGCTTGTCACGAAACCGAATTGAACTACCTGCCTACCGACAACGTGAAGAAGGTAGCTGTAATCGGCGCCGGCCCTGCAGGCATGGCCGCATCTACCGTTGCCGCAGAGCGTGGACACGAAGTAACCCTGTTCGAAGGCAGCGATAAGATTGGTGGCCAGTTCAATATCGCCAAGCAGATCCCCGGCAAGGCAGAATTCCAGGAAACCCTGCGCTACTTTAAGCGCCGCCTGGAAGTCACCGGTGTTGAAGTAAAACTTAATACCATCGCCACAGCGGAAGATCTGCAATCTTTTGATGAAGTGATTATTGCTACCGGTATCGAGCCGCGCACTCCACCGATCCCCGGCATTGAGAGCGATAAAGTCCTGGGTTACCTGGATGTACTGAAGCACAAGAAGCCGGTTGGCGAGAAGGTTGCCATTATCGGAGCCGGCGGTATCGGCTTTGATGTAGCGGAGTACCTGACCCACGATGGCCCCCACTCCACAGAAGATGAAGTGGTCGCCAGCGATAAGGAAGAGTTCTTCAATGAATGGGGTGTCGATATTGCCCTGGAGAATCGCTCCGGCCTGAAGCCTCGCGAAGCAGTAAGCTCTCCGCGCCAGGTATACCTATTGCAACGCAAAACCACCAAAGTGGGCGCGGGCCTGGGTAAAACCACCGGCTGGATTCATCGCGGCAGCCTACAGCATCGCAAGGTAGAGATGATTGCCGGTGCCCTTTACGAAAAAATTGACGATAAAGGCCTGCATATCCGCATTGGTGAAGAGGAAAAGGTACTGGAAGTCGACAATATTATTGTCTGCGCCGGTCAGGAACCTGCACGCAAGCTATACGAAGCTCTGCAAGAGCGCGGTGTAACCACCCACCTGATTGGTGGCGCTGATGAAGCCGCAGAACTCGATGCCAAGCGCGCTATCGACCAAGGCTCTCGTCTCGCTGCCGAGATCTAA
- a CDS encoding carboxymuconolactone decarboxylase family protein codes for MSSIPLVDCPTSDDVAKVFDEIQDELGGIPSLFRIYAQHPGLLEANWDKFKAVMIHGCLSAQLKEAIGLAVSADNHCDYGIYHHCMSLEMLGVETDEVMRIRTDPKHVHFSEKEHALFDLARNANSAPDDHRQHLIASARKLGAGDDEILEALGVMEMVLGANHIAEVLSLDPTRVPHKK; via the coding sequence ATGAGCAGTATTCCGTTGGTAGATTGCCCAACTTCCGATGATGTAGCCAAGGTGTTTGATGAAATTCAGGATGAATTGGGGGGAATCCCCAGTCTGTTCCGGATCTACGCTCAGCACCCGGGGCTGTTGGAGGCAAACTGGGATAAATTTAAAGCTGTGATGATACACGGTTGCCTGTCGGCTCAACTAAAAGAGGCGATTGGCCTGGCGGTCTCTGCTGATAATCACTGTGACTATGGTATCTACCACCACTGCATGTCTCTCGAGATGCTCGGGGTGGAAACGGATGAAGTGATGCGTATTCGCACTGATCCCAAGCATGTACATTTTTCCGAAAAAGAGCATGCGCTGTTTGACTTGGCGCGGAATGCAAATAGCGCGCCGGACGACCACCGACAGCACTTGATAGCCTCTGCGCGAAAGCTGGGTGCCGGCGATGATGAGATTTTGGAAGCCTTGGGCGTAATGGAGATGGTGCTGGGGGCCAATCACATCGCTGAGGTGCTCAGCCTGGACCCCACAAGAGTGCCCCACAAGAAATAA
- a CDS encoding RNA polymerase sigma factor, which produces MSRKELRHLSDEALFQYYKESRKPTVFRLLYSRHKDSLYRYCIQMAPSSTTLLLQKLWRGILENPPELHGRMLKSWLFIQVNKLLRHEEFNSSKTHAQEPPQQNRILAAIQKLPSQLRNVLLLHIECKLPLATVADIEQLSLNKCRTLYHRARSSLDDAIYGSERKPWQVEIIEE; this is translated from the coding sequence TTGTCTCGCAAAGAATTACGCCACCTATCTGACGAAGCGCTATTCCAATATTACAAGGAGTCGCGGAAACCGACTGTTTTCCGTCTGCTCTACAGTCGTCACAAAGATTCCCTCTATCGCTACTGCATACAAATGGCACCATCTTCAACTACTTTGCTCTTGCAAAAACTCTGGCGTGGCATTTTGGAGAATCCTCCAGAACTACATGGGCGCATGCTGAAGAGTTGGCTTTTTATTCAGGTCAACAAATTACTCAGGCACGAGGAGTTCAATAGCTCTAAGACACACGCACAAGAACCCCCTCAGCAGAACAGAATTCTCGCGGCGATCCAAAAATTACCTTCACAGCTGCGTAATGTTTTATTACTGCATATAGAGTGCAAACTACCACTGGCAACAGTGGCGGATATTGAGCAACTCTCACTGAACAAGTGCCGAACCCTATATCATCGCGCACGATCATCTCTGGATGACGCTATTTATGGATCAGAGAGAAAACCCTGGCAAGTAGAAATTATCGAAGAGTAA
- a CDS encoding MaoC family dehydratase: MPVEISPDNLNQYIGFETEPTAWFEIDQQRVDSFAECTLDRQFIHVDPEAAAKTPFGGTVAHGFLSLSLLPYFVGSLQITVAGAYMGVNYGLDKVRFISPVKTGSRVRVSGKILDITEKRESQYQIRLMVTMEIEGEAKPALVAEWIFLQIT; this comes from the coding sequence ATGCCTGTAGAGATTTCACCTGATAACCTCAATCAGTACATTGGTTTTGAAACAGAGCCCACTGCCTGGTTTGAGATTGACCAGCAACGAGTTGACAGTTTTGCTGAGTGCACCTTGGATCGACAGTTCATCCATGTAGACCCGGAGGCAGCTGCTAAAACTCCCTTTGGAGGGACGGTTGCCCATGGCTTTCTCTCCTTGTCACTACTGCCATATTTTGTAGGATCCTTGCAGATAACGGTCGCGGGTGCCTATATGGGGGTGAATTATGGATTGGATAAAGTCCGCTTTATCAGCCCGGTAAAGACAGGTAGTCGGGTACGCGTCTCTGGGAAAATACTGGATATTACGGAGAAGAGAGAGTCTCAGTATCAAATTAGGCTGATGGTGACAATGGAAATAGAGGGAGAGGCGAAGCCCGCTTTAGTTGCAGAGTGGATTTTCCTGCAGATTACCTAG
- a CDS encoding SDR family NAD(P)-dependent oxidoreductase, with product MHDPILDFSDKVALITGAASGFGKLLAQELGSRGARLVLGDINEEALMQLADKLGSQNIAVRAQRCDVSQEPDCAALAQLAQSEFGQLDIAVNNAGIAPPMMSLKQTDEAMMDLQYNVNLKGVFLGLKHQLPLLKDTGGVVLNVSSMAGLGGAPKIASYAAAKHGVIGLTKTAAMENAKYGIRVNAICPFYCLTPMVTDIATEDACPEQVQAFLAEGCPMKRLGKPEEVVAAMLMLVSPKMTYITGQALAVDGGLSAY from the coding sequence ATGCATGATCCAATACTCGATTTTAGTGATAAAGTCGCATTGATTACCGGTGCTGCCAGTGGATTTGGAAAATTACTGGCCCAGGAACTTGGTTCTCGGGGCGCTCGTTTGGTATTGGGAGATATCAATGAAGAGGCCTTGATGCAGTTGGCGGACAAACTGGGAAGCCAAAATATTGCTGTGCGCGCCCAGCGCTGTGATGTTTCCCAAGAGCCTGATTGCGCTGCACTTGCTCAACTGGCCCAGTCAGAATTTGGACAGCTGGATATTGCTGTTAACAATGCCGGCATCGCGCCTCCGATGATGTCTCTCAAGCAGACAGATGAGGCCATGATGGACCTTCAGTACAACGTTAACCTGAAGGGTGTTTTCCTGGGGCTTAAACACCAGTTGCCCCTGTTGAAAGACACTGGAGGGGTTGTGCTCAACGTTTCCTCTATGGCGGGTCTGGGTGGTGCCCCCAAGATCGCCTCCTACGCAGCGGCAAAACATGGCGTTATTGGCCTGACCAAAACGGCAGCGATGGAAAATGCCAAGTACGGTATCCGTGTGAATGCGATTTGCCCCTTCTATTGCCTGACTCCGATGGTTACCGATATTGCAACGGAAGATGCCTGCCCTGAACAAGTACAGGCGTTTCTCGCCGAAGGGTGCCCGATGAAACGCTTGGGTAAGCCAGAAGAGGTGGTAGCGGCGATGTTGATGCTGGTTTCCCCAAAAATGACTTACATTACTGGGCAGGCACTGGCGGTAGATGGTGGCTTGTCGGCCTACTGA
- a CDS encoding phosphotransferase, which yields MTETVNNLRSSVEELPVERLQEYLSGKVDGFNGPVTVTKFPGGQSNPTFKLQTPARSYVLRRQPPGKLLKSAHAVDREYRVMSALADTNVPVPKVLHLCEDRDLIGSMFYLMEYCEGRIFWNAALPEVDAEQRSAMYDEMNRVLAAMHSLDINAVGLSDYGRPGNYFQRQLDRWSTQYRASELEPIAAMDELMAWLGDVLPDDDGRIALVHGDYRLDNMIFHPQEPKVIALLDWELSTLGHPYADLAYQCMQMRMPAGKDKMSGLLGLDIKALGIPSENQYVAKYCQRMGIDGIDNWPFYLAFSFFRLAAIVQGVVKRAKDGNASNKNAAKLGALVEPLAQAALDIAANG from the coding sequence GTGACTGAGACGGTAAACAATTTGCGCAGCTCTGTGGAAGAACTGCCTGTTGAGCGACTGCAAGAATATTTGTCCGGCAAAGTCGACGGTTTCAATGGGCCTGTAACGGTCACCAAATTTCCCGGTGGCCAGTCTAACCCCACTTTCAAGCTGCAAACCCCGGCGCGATCTTATGTTTTACGGCGCCAGCCTCCGGGCAAGTTATTGAAATCTGCCCATGCCGTAGATCGGGAGTACCGGGTAATGTCGGCACTCGCCGATACCAATGTGCCGGTGCCCAAGGTATTGCACCTCTGTGAGGACCGGGACCTGATCGGTTCTATGTTTTATTTAATGGAATATTGTGAGGGTCGGATATTCTGGAATGCGGCACTGCCGGAAGTTGACGCCGAGCAGCGCAGCGCTATGTACGATGAAATGAATCGTGTACTGGCGGCCATGCACAGTTTGGATATTAATGCCGTCGGTCTTTCGGATTACGGCCGACCAGGTAATTACTTCCAGCGGCAGCTGGACCGCTGGAGCACTCAATATCGAGCCTCTGAGCTGGAGCCCATTGCCGCGATGGATGAGTTGATGGCCTGGTTGGGTGACGTTTTACCGGATGATGATGGGCGTATCGCATTGGTGCACGGTGATTACCGGCTGGACAATATGATTTTCCATCCCCAGGAGCCCAAGGTCATAGCGCTTTTGGATTGGGAACTTTCCACACTGGGACATCCCTATGCCGATCTCGCTTACCAGTGTATGCAAATGCGAATGCCCGCCGGCAAAGACAAAATGTCTGGCCTATTAGGCTTGGATATAAAGGCCCTGGGCATCCCCTCCGAAAATCAGTATGTGGCCAAATACTGCCAGCGAATGGGTATTGATGGGATTGATAATTGGCCGTTTTATTTGGCATTTAGCTTCTTTCGCCTGGCAGCGATTGTTCAGGGGGTGGTCAAGCGTGCAAAAGACGGCAATGCCTCCAATAAAAATGCGGCAAAACTGGGAGCCCTGGTAGAACCCCTCGCACAAGCTGCATTGGATATCGCTGCTAATGGTTAA
- a CDS encoding histidine phosphatase family protein, protein MAEFILVRHGQASFGADDYDNLSDTGWQQSRWLGQYWRDKGIRFDRLLCGNLTRHRQTLDGICEGLELPSENSRSVLPQLNEFDFLAVARHYSKLYPDRAPGAGASRADFYRFLKQGMLAWAAGEISPPETWSHFEARIADALKNICDSPKGSRTLVVSSGGAIAMMLTQILGGSISTVANLNMQIQNTAVSRLFFSAENISLHSFNHVPHLDRDGRHEHITYS, encoded by the coding sequence GTGGCTGAATTTATTCTGGTACGTCACGGACAGGCTTCATTTGGGGCTGATGACTATGACAATCTCTCCGATACCGGCTGGCAGCAGTCGCGCTGGTTGGGTCAATACTGGCGGGATAAGGGTATTCGTTTCGACCGGCTGCTGTGCGGCAACCTAACCCGGCATCGGCAAACTTTGGACGGTATTTGCGAGGGGTTGGAACTCCCCAGTGAAAATTCTCGCAGCGTACTCCCCCAACTCAATGAGTTTGATTTCCTGGCGGTTGCCAGGCATTACAGCAAGCTATACCCGGATCGGGCACCGGGAGCGGGTGCCAGTCGCGCCGATTTTTATCGATTCCTGAAGCAGGGGATGCTGGCTTGGGCTGCAGGTGAGATCAGTCCACCGGAAACCTGGTCGCATTTTGAAGCCAGAATCGCAGATGCGCTTAAAAACATTTGTGATAGCCCCAAAGGCAGCCGAACCTTGGTTGTTAGTTCGGGCGGTGCCATTGCCATGATGTTGACGCAAATATTGGGCGGCTCAATTTCCACCGTCGCCAATCTCAATATGCAAATCCAAAACACAGCCGTTAGCCGTTTATTTTTCAGTGCAGAAAATATCAGTCTGCACAGTTTCAATCATGTGCCGCACCTGGATCGGGATGGGCGTCACGAACATATCACTTACAGTTGA
- the dinB gene encoding DNA polymerase IV, protein MRKIIHCDCDCFYASVEMRDDPNLRGRPLAVGGSSNRRGVISTCNYEARSYGVRSAMPTAQAKKLCPDLIVVPGNMAKYREVSGQIREIFLDYCDDIEPLSLDEAFLDVTDSGRCHGSATLIAEEIRQRVRDNLGITISAGVAPNKFLAKIASDWQKPDGLTVVTPDEVDQFVLRLPINKIHGVGRVTAEKMHRQGIRTCADLRNFSQIELSKKFGKFGRRLYDLCRGIDDRPVSGDGSRKSVSVERTFREDLSSYEEWLEQLTELYMRLLERLEKLGDRYEVNGATVKVKYADFTTSTHERSSRAGRISEFRQLLQECRDKRPAPIRLLGVGLRLTDLRAGQGPIQLPLPLPEKTIF, encoded by the coding sequence ATGAGAAAGATCATCCACTGTGATTGTGATTGCTTCTACGCCTCGGTCGAAATGCGTGACGATCCCAATCTCCGTGGACGCCCCCTGGCCGTTGGTGGCAGTAGCAACCGACGAGGAGTGATCTCTACCTGCAACTATGAAGCGCGCAGCTATGGAGTTCGCTCCGCAATGCCTACCGCCCAAGCCAAGAAACTGTGCCCTGATTTGATTGTAGTACCCGGCAATATGGCCAAGTACCGGGAGGTCAGCGGACAGATACGAGAGATTTTCCTCGATTACTGTGACGATATTGAGCCCCTATCCCTGGACGAAGCCTTCCTGGATGTCACCGACAGCGGTCGGTGCCACGGCAGCGCCACCTTGATTGCAGAAGAGATCCGGCAGAGGGTGCGGGATAATCTCGGTATCACAATTTCAGCCGGAGTCGCCCCGAATAAATTCCTGGCCAAAATTGCCAGTGACTGGCAGAAGCCCGACGGATTAACGGTCGTTACCCCAGACGAAGTCGATCAATTTGTTTTGCGCCTGCCGATCAACAAAATACACGGTGTGGGGCGAGTAACCGCAGAGAAAATGCATCGCCAGGGCATTCGCACCTGTGCGGATTTACGCAATTTTTCACAAATTGAATTGAGCAAGAAATTTGGGAAATTTGGCCGCCGCCTTTACGACCTCTGTCGTGGCATTGATGATCGCCCGGTCAGTGGTGATGGATCACGCAAGAGTGTTAGTGTCGAGCGAACTTTTCGAGAGGACTTGTCCAGTTATGAGGAGTGGCTGGAACAACTGACAGAGCTCTATATGCGCCTGTTGGAACGCCTGGAAAAACTCGGCGATCGCTACGAGGTAAACGGTGCCACCGTTAAAGTAAAGTACGCGGACTTTACTACCAGTACTCACGAGCGCAGCAGCCGCGCTGGGCGAATTTCTGAATTTCGTCAGCTGTTGCAAGAGTGTCGTGATAAGCGTCCTGCGCCTATTCGTCTTCTCGGGGTAGGCTTGCGTCTCACAGACCTGCGCGCGGGGCAGGGACCCATTCAATTACCATTGCCCCTGCCGGAAAAAACCATTTTTTGA